A stretch of the Macrobrachium nipponense isolate FS-2020 chromosome 23, ASM1510439v2, whole genome shotgun sequence genome encodes the following:
- the LOC135198146 gene encoding uncharacterized protein LOC135198146 gives MALLHPTLPLPLFHTPAPVPYPAPPPYVPVPPPAPSPTLIPLPYPPPQPPTPSYYIPTFPPPVPPQPTYIPQPTYIPQPTYIPQPPAPYPRPTFPTRSPPVIVPEPSCPPVNPNTSDKLGNLKIVLSQAGNCKNTGCSNRCRRPRREKCTIDYDTLLMRLTFVEEKLRDLEKIEARLKISIVILQSIKNDPRFPGSVGETGAAGVKGPRGSKGPTGYPGVNGICVTRASQETQAPGPRAERSPRWEQRGPRWLPRG, from the exons ATGGCCCTGCTCCACCCTACCCTACCCCTGCCCCTTTTCCATACCCCTGCCCCTGTTCCATACCCTGCCCCTCCACCTTACGTACCTGTTCCTCCACCGGCCCCTTCTCCAACATTAATTCCACTTCCATACCCACCTCCACAACCTCCCACTCCATCATATTACATACCAACATTTCCGCCACCTGTTCCTCCTCAGCCTACTTACATACCCCAGCCAACTTACATACCCCAGCCTACTTACATACCCCAGCCTCCTGCCCCTTACCCTAGGCCTACTTTCCCAACAAGATCTCCCCCAGTAATAGTACCTGAACCCTCTTGTCCACCAGTCAACCCAAATACTTCAGATAAGCTGGGGAACTTAAAGATAGTTCTGTCACAGGCTGGAAATTGCAAAAACACGGGATGCAGCAACAGATGCAGG AGACCCAGGAGAGAGAAGTGTACCATCGACTACGACACCCTGCTCATGCGTCTGACCTTTGTAGAGGAGAAACTGAGGGACCTGGAGAAGATAGAGGCCAGGCTGAAGATCTCCATAGTGATTCTACAAAGCATCAAAAACGATCCCAGAT TTCCAGGATCTGTTGGAGAGACAGGCGCCGCCGGGGTCAAAGGACCTCGCGGTTCGAAGGGCCCCACAGGATACCCAGGAGTCAACGGGATCTGCGTAACAAGAGCCTCACAGGAAACCCAAGCCCCAGGGCCCCGGGCCGAGAGGTCCCCCAGGTGGGAACAAAGGGGACCCAGGTGGTTACCCAGGGGATAA
- the LOC135201604 gene encoding basic proline-rich protein-like, which produces MAFPSSLFRIITAVLLLCSSSPNAVLASDDPEAIILDRLAADLFAPSLDDVDLRSLIPVNASFSRDGPFSGSPMGEALDALILVINKRHIKRQITCPECVPGLNCPPLCPNPGPIRPPCPPCYPGTACPAGCPPTPCPPCFPGSRCPPGCPFTECPDCFPGNPCPIGCPVTYCPPCYPGSQCPSGCPQTPCPACYPGYPCPEGCPSTPCPPCYPGSPCPVGCSARPCPPCYPGSTCPTGCPATQCPPCYPGSRCPDGCPLTPCPRCYPGDPCPIGCPATQCPTCYPGEICPEGCPPSPCPPCSPGTCPAGCPPTQCPTCYSPENCPPGCPISKCPICYSGEYCPSECPISPCPSCYPGEKCPANCPQTPCPPCRPGEPCPPACQMPCPLCFPGDSCPPGCPISPCPPCYPGQRCPSRCPITPCPSCYPGESCPVGCPPTPCPVCYSLETCPPGCSPSPCPVCYSQVSCPRGCPILTCPPCYSKDTCPEGCIPRRCPLCYPGTSCPPGCERTPCPLCYPGQSCPVGCPATECPTCYPGQECPRECPESPCPPCYPGTSCPSGCPPTPCPNCYPGTRCPVGCPPTECPFCYPGTPCPAGCPRTPCPKCQKGYPCPPGCPVTPDCPECPRGPPGFPGPEGEMWPGPPGPPGPPGYGLPGPRGPPGSPVYPDSTPCRATTKCPKTEVIWKIINETTNTTDCCKLQPPAPRPPCKYDFADLVIKLNNLERKLAIVAKLDDQLSSHSAALKSLGNLLRASDFHGNQGPAGDKGKTGIKGSLGPKGERGECIKGPESEPPTGPVGVPGNKGAPGLPGDKAPCRCRGDKGEPGPPGEDVIGLPGLKGFKGEKGAKGANRSFGGKKSQKLTDDPALSPSSGGRSRKRVLQ; this is translated from the exons ATGGCGTTTCCGAGCAGTTTGTTTCGGATTATCACAGCTGTATTGTTGCTCTGCTCATCGTCACCGAACGCTGTCCTTGCCAGTGACGATCCTGAGGCAATCATCTTAGACCGTCTCGCCGCCGACTTGTTCGCCCCTTCGCTAGACGACGTGGACCTCAGGAGCCTAATCCCCGTTAACgccagcttctccagggatggGCCCTTCAGTGGTTCTCCCATGGGAGAAGCTCTGGACGCCTTGATCTTGGTGATAAACAAGAGACACATCAAGAGACAAATTACCTGCCCCGAGTGTGTGCCTGGTCTGAACTGTCCCCCTCTTTGCCCAAATCCCGGGCCAATAAGGCCCCCTTGTCCTCCTTGCTACCCAGGAACTGCTTGTCCGGCAGGATGCCCGCCCACACCTTGCCCTCCATGTTTCCCAGGCAGTAGGTGTCCACCAGGATGTCCATTTACTGAATGCCCCGATTGTTTCCCAGGGAATCCTTGCCCTATTGGGTGTCCAGTAACTTATTGTCCACCTTGCTACCCAGGCAGTCAGTGCCCAAGTGGCTGTCCCCAAACTCCTTGCCCAGCGTGTTATCCAGGTTATCCATGTCCGGAGGGCTGCCCATCCACACCATGCCCACCGTGCTATCCAGGATCTCCTTGTCCGGTTGGATGTTCAGCCAGACCTTGCCCACCTTGTTACCCTGGGTCAACGTGTCCTACTGGCTGTCCCGCCACACAGTGCCCACCTTGCTATCCAGGATCCCGTTGTCCTGATGGCTGTCCTTTAACTCCGTGTCCCCGCTGCTATCCTGGTGACCCTTGCCCCATTGGATGTCCTGCTACACAATGCCCTACATGTTATCCTGGGGAAATATGTCCTGAGGGCTGCCCACCATCCCCATGTCCACCTTGTTCACCTGGAACTTGTCCAGCTGGATGTCCTCCAACACAATGCCCAACATGTTACTCACCAGAAAACTGTCCTCCCGGTTGTCCGATTTCTAAGTGTCCCATTTGCTATTCTGGAGAATACTGCCCAAGTGAATGTCCAATATCCCCGTGCCCAAGTTGCTATCCAGGTGAAAAATGTCCTGCTAACTGCCCTCAAACACCGTGTCCCCCATGCAGACCAGGTGAGCCTTGCCCACCTGCATGCCAGATGCCATGTCCACTATGTTTTCCAGGAGACAGTTGCCCTCCTGGCTGTCCCATTTCACCATGTCCCCCCTGTTATCCTGGACAGCGATGCCCATCAAGATGTCCAATAACTCCATGTCCATCATGTTACCCAGGAGAATCCTGTCCTGTAGGTTGTCCACCAACTCCATGTCCAGTATGCTATTCTTTAGAAACGTGTCCTCCTGGCTGTTCACCGTCCCCTTGTCCAGTTTGTTACTCCCAAGTATCTTGTCCAAGGGGATGCCCGATACTGACTTGCCCCCCTTGCTATTCTAAGGATACATGCCCGGAAGGGTGTATACCAAGGCGCTGTCCCCTTTGCTACCCAGGGACAAGCTGCCCTCCCGGATGTGAAAGAACGCCTTGCCCACTGTGCTATCCCGGGCAATCGTGCCCTGTTGGTTGTCCTGCTACAGAATGCCCTACATGCTATCCTGGCCAAGAGTGTCCTAGAGAATGCCCGGAGTCACCATGTCCACCTTGCTATCCAGGAACCAGTTGTCCCTCTGGGTGTCCTCCTACACCATGTCCAAATTGTTATCCTGGTACCCGCTGTCCAGTGGGTTGCCCACCAACTGAATGTCCTTTTTGTTATCCAGGAACTCCATGTCCAGCAGGATGTCCAAGAACACCATGCCCAAAGTGCCAGAAAGGTTATCCTTGTCCACCAGGGTGCCCAGTTACACCAGATTGTCCAGAATGCCCGAGAGGACCACCAGGTTTCCCAGGACCGGAAGGGGAAATGTGGCCCGGCCCACCTGGGCCTCCAGGCCCTCCAGGGTATGGACTGCCTGGCCCACGGGGACCTCCTGGATCACCTGTGTATCCGGATTCTACGCCTTGCAGGGCTACTACCAAATGCCCTAAAACAGAAGTGATTTGGAAAATTATCAATGAAACCACAAACACTACAGACTGCTGCAAA TTGCAGCCGCCAGCTCCCAGACCGCCTTGCAAGTATGATTTTGCAGACCTGGTTATAAAACTCAACAACCTTGAAAGAAAGTTGGCAATAGTCGCCAAGTTAGACGACCAACTTTCGTCACACAGCGCGGCACTGAAGTCACTTGGGAACCTTCTCAGAG CATCCGACTTCCACGGTAACCAGGGTCCAGCAGGAGACAAGGGTAAAACGGGAATAAAAGGCAGTCTAGGGccgaaaggagagagaggtgaATGCATCAAGGGCCCCGAGTCAGAGCCCCCAACCGGGCCTGTGGGGGTCCCCGGTAACAAGGGGGCCCCCGGTCTACCGGGTGATAAAGCG CCTTGCAGGTGCCGCGGTGATAAGGGGGAGCCTGGTCCACCAGGGGAAGACGTCATAGGACTCCCTGGTCTCAAGGGCTTCAAGGGAGAGAAAGGCGCCAAGGGCGCTAACAGATCCTTCGGCGGGAAGAAGAGTCAGAAGTTGACAGACGACCCGGCCCTCTCCCCTTCCTCCGGAGGACGATCTAGGAAGAGAGTGCTCCAGTAA